In Nitrososphaerales archaeon, the genomic stretch TTGAATGAAAGGATCGTTAATGATGCCTTGAAGCATGGCTACTTGAAGGTTACCACAGACCTACTCTTCTACGGTAGAGAGACAAAACCTATCCATGAAGCGATCGCATCCACTGCTATGCCTTACATACCTGGATTATCGGGTAATAGGGATTTGTGCCTTGCGAGTCTCACATCTGCAGGTATAAAACTGAAGGACGATGGGCGTTGGAGGACGATCGCCGAACTCTCCAATGAAGAGAAGATGAAGATAGTTGAAGTGATCATCCCCTACTTTGGTGGTGCCGTCAATGAAAAGGTTGAAGAGTTGATCGGCACAGTTTACACTCTGATCAAGGAAGATGAAAATACTCCGTTGAGAGATGCAAGGGAATTCGGCACACTCTTAAATGCCTGTGGTAGAATGGGAAGGGCTAGTATCGGCATCTCCATCTGCCTAAATGATAGAGATCAGACACTTCAAGAAGCCCAAAGGATCCTCATCGATTATAGGCAAGAATTGAACCGTTACCTACAGACTATTCTTATCGATCAATCGAGAGTGATCGATAATCGGATGTGGTTTCTTATAAATGGTGACGGTTTAGTAAGTCCAAATATGCTCAGCCCATTGGCATCGATACTGGCTACTCTGCCTCGATTTAAAGGTAGATTGATACTGGCTAAGACCCTCATGAATAGTAATGAAGTGAAGTTTTCTGTGAGGTTTGGTATAGGTTGTGAACAATCCATCAGCCTCGCCTCTTTAGTCAGTGAAGCTGCTATTCAATGTGGTGGTGTGGGAGGAGGGCATAATACAGCGGCTGGAGCGAGGATTCCACTAACTAATGTAGAAAAATTTTTAGGAGCGATCTCTTCCAAGTTAAAGGATTTGGGATGGGGACAGAGTTAAAGTTGGTAGTTCATTGTGAGAATCGTCGTGTAGCAGATAGCATATATAAGAGCCTTTTACCCGATAATGTCAATTTCCCTCCAGGGGTATCGATGAATATGGAGGTAAAGGGTAAAGAGTTAATGATCGATATTAAATGTGAGAAGAATATCGAAACTTTAATATCTATGGTGGATGAATTACTGGAGAATATTCAAGTTTTATTGGGTGTAATAAAGGTGGTGAAGGGCTGATGCTGGATATCAAACTGGTCCGAGAGAACCCTGAGTTGATTAGAGAGATGTTAAGAAAGCGTGGTATGAGCTTCCCTTTAGATAGGTTGATAGATCTTGATCGAACTCGAAGAACTCTGATTACAGAGGTTCAAAGATTAAAGCATCAGAGGAATGTGGTATCGGAAGAGATCAGTAATTTGAAGAAGCAAGGTGTGGATATTTCAACAAAGATTGCCGAAATGAGAGAATTATCGAATAAGATCCTGGAGATGGATGCTAATATCCGTAAAGTAGAGGAAGAATTCAATAACCTTATGCTCCAGCTACCAAACCTTATCCATGAATCTGTACCAGAGGGGAAGGATGAAAATGATAATGTGGTAGTAAGAAGTTGGGGCTCTCCTCCTCGATTCGATTTTGAGCCTAAGGACCACATCGATCTAGGCCTAAAATTGGACCTCATCGATTTAGATAGGGCTGGTAAAGTTGCAGGGGCAAGGTTTTACTTTCTAAAAGGCGATCTGGTACTTCTTAATTATGCTCTGATTCGTTTCGCACTAGAGTTTATGAAAGCGAGAGGTTTTACTCTGATCCAACCCCCATACATGTTGAAAAGGGAAGCGATGTCGGGAGCTATAATCCTCTCAGATTTTGAAGATGTAATATATAAGTTGGAAGGAGAGGACCTGTACTTGATAGGTACTTCTGAACACGCCCTCGCTGCGATGCATATGAATGAAGTTTTGGATGGTAAAGTTTTACCGTTAAGGTACACTGGTATAAGCCCATGCTTTAGAAAAGAGGCAGGTACTCACGGTAGAGATACGAAGGGGATCTTTCGAGTCCATCAATTCGAAAAGGTAGAGCAGTTTGTATATTGTAAACCTGAGGATTCTTGGAAGGAGCATGAGCTCATGATAAACAATGCTGAGGAATTCTTCAAACAACTGGGAATACCTTATCGGGTAGTGTTACTATGCTCTGGAGATATGGGCAAGGTGGCTGCTAAAACTTATGATCTAGAGGCCTGGTTCCCTGGCCAAGGAAAGTATCGTGAAGTCGTCTCATGTAGCAATTGTACAGATTATCAAGCGAGAAGGCTGAATATAAGGTATAGAGATAAGCCACATGAAGAACCTAAGTTTGTACATATGCTGAATAGCACATTGGTGGCTACCGAGAGGGCCTTGATCGCGATCATGGAGAATTATCAACAGAAGGATGGTAGTATAGCTATCCCTCAAGTTTTACAACCTTATATGGGCGGTTTGAAGATCATCGGTAGCAAATAGACTTTAATGAGCCAATGAGTTTTTAAAATAGTCGATAAAGGGTTTTTATGAATATAACTTCACTAATCATTCAACAATAACCTTTATAAAGGTTCTTCAAGTGATCCTTTTAATCATTAATTAAAAAACGTTAGGCTTAATTATCGTAAAGACGACTCTATAATCGATGAGCTTAGAAGATCTAAAGAGGGTCCAAATTCAGCAACTCATAACCGAACCGCTCATCGTCCCCATCAACACGAATATCTCATCAATAATAGCGA encodes the following:
- a CDS encoding DHH family phosphoesterase, with the protein product MSNFEELLQRAEEIANRIIDTVKAGKKIALIAHIDADGITTASILIKAIYRKGGRFLVRVIGDLDLQLLDELKDGDYGLYIFCEIGGGMVNEIIKRLDHRWIMIDHHRVPDEELNMKNVFNAWQFGFDGGVEVCGAGMAYFIAVKMDESNVNLSWLPIVGALADRQDRGDKRSLISLNERIVNDALKHGYLKVTTDLLFYGRETKPIHEAIASTAMPYIPGLSGNRDLCLASLTSAGIKLKDDGRWRTIAELSNEEKMKIVEVIIPYFGGAVNEKVEELIGTVYTLIKEDENTPLRDAREFGTLLNACGRMGRASIGISICLNDRDQTLQEAQRILIDYRQELNRYLQTILIDQSRVIDNRMWFLINGDGLVSPNMLSPLASILATLPRFKGRLILAKTLMNSNEVKFSVRFGIGCEQSISLASLVSEAAIQCGGVGGGHNTAAGARIPLTNVEKFLGAISSKLKDLGWGQS
- the serS gene encoding serine--tRNA ligase; the protein is MLDIKLVRENPELIREMLRKRGMSFPLDRLIDLDRTRRTLITEVQRLKHQRNVVSEEISNLKKQGVDISTKIAEMRELSNKILEMDANIRKVEEEFNNLMLQLPNLIHESVPEGKDENDNVVVRSWGSPPRFDFEPKDHIDLGLKLDLIDLDRAGKVAGARFYFLKGDLVLLNYALIRFALEFMKARGFTLIQPPYMLKREAMSGAIILSDFEDVIYKLEGEDLYLIGTSEHALAAMHMNEVLDGKVLPLRYTGISPCFRKEAGTHGRDTKGIFRVHQFEKVEQFVYCKPEDSWKEHELMINNAEEFFKQLGIPYRVVLLCSGDMGKVAAKTYDLEAWFPGQGKYREVVSCSNCTDYQARRLNIRYRDKPHEEPKFVHMLNSTLVATERALIAIMENYQQKDGSIAIPQVLQPYMGGLKIIGSK
- a CDS encoding KEOPS complex subunit Pcc1, whose amino-acid sequence is MGTELKLVVHCENRRVADSIYKSLLPDNVNFPPGVSMNMEVKGKELMIDIKCEKNIETLISMVDELLENIQVLLGVIKVVKG